One Paraburkholderia caffeinilytica DNA segment encodes these proteins:
- a CDS encoding flagellar brake protein, whose protein sequence is MENPTEAQAEAQTVPPTPALTLDAVPVGAPLDWPIADSDGTLLFASGTILATTDERKFLFDNFHPHRGDLLDTPPQPEPQPDHPAAGSLTLKDMHLTIGALVGVRSQLGSGAPMHPCRIIGFAPNHALFVTPPLQDGRILPLRPGENIEIVAIASHAVFRFVCTVEAVCRAPFDYVVLSKPGVIRRLRERKSIRVHAHLAVRFGIGETGDSYEGLGLAKSISALGMSLTASWTLGAVGERLRVAFCLKSAELQTAIETTAVIRNVQKGRAPGEPSTHGLELDQLDAAQQMAMKVFVFDRQDDVQYWSNGLK, encoded by the coding sequence ATGGAAAACCCAACCGAGGCCCAAGCCGAAGCTCAAACCGTGCCCCCCACACCGGCCCTGACTCTGGACGCAGTGCCGGTAGGCGCCCCTCTCGACTGGCCAATCGCCGACTCCGACGGCACACTCCTCTTCGCCAGCGGCACCATCCTGGCGACCACGGACGAGCGCAAATTCCTCTTCGACAATTTCCACCCGCACCGCGGCGACCTGCTGGACACGCCGCCGCAGCCGGAACCCCAGCCCGATCACCCCGCCGCCGGCAGCCTCACACTAAAAGACATGCATCTGACGATAGGCGCGCTAGTCGGCGTGCGCTCCCAGCTCGGCAGCGGCGCCCCGATGCATCCGTGCCGCATCATCGGCTTCGCGCCCAACCACGCGCTCTTCGTCACGCCGCCACTGCAGGATGGCCGCATTCTCCCGCTACGTCCCGGTGAAAACATCGAGATCGTCGCCATAGCAAGCCATGCCGTGTTTCGTTTCGTCTGTACGGTCGAGGCAGTGTGCCGTGCCCCATTCGACTACGTTGTGCTCTCGAAACCCGGCGTGATCCGCCGCCTGCGCGAACGCAAGTCGATCCGCGTCCACGCGCACCTCGCGGTGCGCTTCGGCATCGGCGAAACCGGCGATTCATACGAAGGCCTGGGCCTTGCCAAAAGCATCAGCGCACTCGGCATGTCGCTGACCGCCTCGTGGACGCTGGGTGCAGTCGGCGAACGACTGCGCGTTGCCTTCTGCCTGAAATCGGCGGAACTGCAAACCGCGATCGAAACCACCGCGGTCATCCGCAACGTGCAGAAAGGCCGTGCACCGGGGGAACCGTCGACCCACGGCCTCGAACTCGATCAACTCGACGCGGCGCAGCAGATGGCGATGAAGGTCTTCGTATTCGACCGTCAGGACGATGTGCAGTACTGGTCCAACGGATTGAAATAA
- a CDS encoding lipocalin-like domain-containing protein, protein MGLMATSSAFAATPEFAAVTPDHPVVLPRDTGAHPAFRTEWWYATGWLMTPDNQPLGFQITFFRSATGHDSADPSAFAPSQLIIAHAALSDPALGHLAHDQRVGRQGFGLAYAKPDNTDVKLDAWKMIRAADGHYDVTVEASGFVLHLTLTPTQAPLVQGERGYSRKGPRPEQASYYYSEPQLRVTGSVVRPAAAGGKSMGETAVSGAAWLDHEWSSTLLDTDAVGWDWLGANLTDGSALMAFKIRSRDGHAVWAHAALRNRDGQVTTFGRDQVDFTPVRTWRSPRTNTLYPVAMTVKTGALTWHLDPLMNDQELDSSQSTGAVYWEGAVRVNRDGVDVGRAYLELTGYANALRIGKE, encoded by the coding sequence ATGGGTTTGATGGCTACGTCGTCTGCGTTCGCCGCGACGCCCGAGTTTGCAGCGGTCACGCCCGATCATCCGGTCGTCCTTCCGCGGGACACCGGCGCACACCCGGCTTTTCGCACCGAATGGTGGTACGCGACAGGCTGGCTCATGACACCGGACAATCAACCGCTCGGTTTCCAGATCACCTTTTTTCGCTCGGCAACCGGCCATGACTCTGCCGATCCGAGTGCGTTCGCACCGTCGCAATTGATCATTGCCCATGCAGCATTGAGCGATCCTGCGCTCGGTCATCTTGCGCACGATCAGCGCGTTGGCCGCCAGGGCTTCGGGCTAGCCTATGCGAAGCCGGACAATACCGACGTCAAACTCGACGCATGGAAAATGATCCGTGCCGCCGACGGCCACTACGACGTGACAGTGGAAGCGAGCGGATTCGTGCTGCACCTCACGCTGACGCCGACCCAAGCGCCTTTGGTTCAGGGGGAGCGCGGCTATTCGCGCAAGGGTCCACGGCCCGAACAGGCGAGCTATTACTACAGCGAGCCTCAATTGCGCGTGACCGGCAGCGTAGTTCGACCGGCCGCGGCGGGCGGCAAATCGATGGGCGAGACAGCCGTTAGCGGCGCGGCGTGGCTCGATCACGAATGGTCGAGCACGCTGCTCGATACCGATGCGGTCGGATGGGATTGGCTCGGCGCCAACCTGACGGATGGGTCAGCCTTGATGGCTTTCAAGATTCGCAGTCGCGATGGACACGCGGTATGGGCGCATGCGGCACTGAGAAATCGCGACGGTCAGGTGACGACATTCGGCCGCGATCAGGTCGACTTCACGCCGGTTCGCACGTGGCGCTCGCCGCGCACGAACACGTTGTATCCCGTCGCGATGACGGTCAAAACCGGCGCGCTTACGTGGCATCTCGATCCGTTGATGAACGACCAGGAACTCGATTCCAGCCAGTCGACCGGCGCGGTGTATTGGGAGGGTGCCGTGCGGGTGAACCGCGACGGCGTGGACGTCGGACGTGCCTATCTGGAGCTGACGGGTTACGCGAACGCGCTGCGGATCGGGAAGGAGTGA
- a CDS encoding ATP-binding protein → MNAAVQRPVFPFAALIGQAPLQQALLLAAIDPGLGGVLVSGPRGTAKSTAARALAELLPEGQWVNLPLGASEDRLIGTLDIETVLRDRSVRFSPGLLAKAHRGVLYVDEVNLLPDALVDALLDAAAGGVNTVERDGVSHSHDASFVLIGTMNPEEGELRPQLIDRFGLMVELRNCFEAQVRQQIVKTRLAFDLDPQGFRAGYTRQQEAYVQRIRAAREALAQLDFDDTVHAHVSALCIDAAVDGLRADLVMLRAARALAALEQAAAVTTEHVERVAEAVLMHRRHDRETRAEGDVREGEASRQAAGNEDAALSSPPSPSPSSPDTASGAAAGDSDWGYLPPQPAGVAQIKGVIPLNAKKR, encoded by the coding sequence ATGAACGCAGCGGTCCAACGGCCGGTTTTTCCCTTTGCCGCGCTGATCGGTCAGGCGCCATTGCAGCAGGCCCTCTTGCTGGCTGCGATCGACCCGGGTCTGGGCGGCGTGCTGGTGAGCGGGCCGCGCGGCACGGCGAAATCGACTGCGGCGCGCGCGCTCGCGGAACTGTTGCCGGAAGGGCAATGGGTGAATTTGCCGCTCGGCGCGAGTGAGGACCGCTTGATCGGCACGCTCGATATCGAAACCGTGTTGCGCGATCGCTCGGTGCGTTTTTCGCCTGGCTTGCTCGCGAAGGCGCATCGCGGCGTGCTGTATGTCGATGAAGTGAATCTGCTGCCCGATGCGCTTGTCGATGCGTTACTCGATGCGGCTGCCGGCGGCGTGAATACCGTCGAGCGCGACGGCGTCTCGCATAGTCACGATGCGAGCTTCGTGCTGATCGGCACGATGAATCCGGAAGAAGGCGAATTGCGGCCGCAGTTGATCGATCGTTTTGGGTTGATGGTCGAGTTGCGGAACTGTTTTGAGGCGCAGGTGCGTCAGCAGATCGTCAAGACACGTCTCGCGTTCGATCTCGACCCACAGGGTTTTCGTGCAGGATATACCCGGCAACAGGAAGCATATGTTCAGCGAATTCGCGCGGCGCGCGAAGCGCTGGCGCAACTCGACTTCGACGACACCGTGCATGCGCATGTCAGTGCGCTGTGCATCGATGCGGCGGTCGACGGATTGCGTGCCGATCTCGTGATGCTGCGCGCGGCGCGGGCGTTGGCGGCGCTGGAGCAGGCGGCTGCGGTGACGACGGAGCATGTCGAGCGGGTCGCCGAGGCGGTGCTGATGCATCGGCGCCACGATCGCGAGACGCGTGCCGAGGGTGATGTGCGCGAGGGCGAGGCGTCGCGGCAGGCTGCTGGCAATGAGGACGCCGCGCTTTCGTCACCTCCGTCACCTTCGCCATCTTCTCCCGATACGGCGTCAGGCGCCGCTGCCGGCGATAGCGATTGGGGTTACCTGCCGCCGCAGCCCGCGGGCGTCGCGCAGATCAAAGGCGTCATTCCGCTCAACGCAAAAAAACGCTGA
- the cobN gene encoding cobaltochelatase subunit CobN: MHLLRTTPGGFVDDTQGVIRIDQRPADIVVLSSADTTLSLLASVFPRLGEGFPSVRLANVTYLRQPASVDFYVEDVLQHARVVVVDHLGGEAYWPYGIEQVVALAERKQQTLAMFSGDLQEDPNLLARSTADADLCHQLWRYLREGGPQNAEAFLRFIAYRSFGWGREPALPRALPAATLYHPERDTPIMADWQARWRKGAPVAAILFYKAHLQAANTAVFDALIDALEAQGLNPLPIAITSLKDAMSREVVQQLCAQHDVALVLNTTAFAASAIDDPEPLALAGDAPVMQVILSGGNREDWVKDNQGLNSRDIAMHIALPEVDGRIITRAISFKGLAYRCPHTEVDVVRYQPDLERVGFLAELSRRWCRLRTLGNADKKLALILANYPMSEGRIGNGVGLDTPASVVGILTMLRDEGYRLAELPADGDALLKKLTEGVTNDPVVRDLRPALQSLALDDYLLYFNALPAETRYALNARWGSPEQDPTLRRGRFMIAGWRCGQVFVGIQPSRSREQGDYASYHDAELVPPHAYLAFYFWLRHQFGIDAVVHVGKHGNLEWLPGKSVALSDACWPDLILGPMPHLYPFIVNDPGEGSQAKRRAQAVIIDHLMPPLTRAESYGPLQDLERQVDEYYEALMVDPRRSKLLRRTILATIVEHRLHDELSLAEPNGEDAEDALLTRVDAWLCELKEAQIRDGLHTFGQSPDGVQRRDTLLALGRFPVGDGQGGKAGLIDALARDLRIDHLFDPLSVDWAAVWDGPRPDVLQQVSDAPWRHYGDTRERLELLAAEMLREVCGDATSDAAPASGVLPQAERVIERLRNDVLQRLDACGPQEMLHLKRGLEGCFVPPGPSGSPSRGRPDVLPTGRNFYSVDTRAVPTQAAWSLGLKSAQQLIERHLQEKGDYPRAIGLSVWGTATMRTGGDDIAQALALLGVRPKWAPGSHRVTDFEIMPIEAFDRPRIDVTLRVSGFFRDAFANVMHLFDAAVQAVAELDEPEALNPIRARVLRERDALIAGGMDAAEARRRAGWRVFSARPGAYGAGLQDMIDSRQWQTDADLANAYQAWGGYAYTQKSAGEEARHAFGTRLAAMDVVLQNQDNREHDLLDSNDYYQFQGGMVAAVRHLAGNQPQVYHADHSNPAAPRVRTLHEEIARVIRSRVVNPKWLDGVKRHGYKGAAEIAATVDYLYGYDATARVVADHQYALVTDAYLNDAGTREFLQRHNPHAMHSICERLLEAMQRGLWQTPGDYRAQVEQHLLASEQQIEGMQT, encoded by the coding sequence ATGCATCTGTTGCGCACCACGCCGGGCGGTTTTGTCGACGACACGCAAGGCGTGATCCGTATCGATCAGCGGCCCGCCGATATCGTGGTGCTCAGCTCCGCCGACACCACGCTGTCGCTGCTCGCGAGTGTGTTTCCCCGTCTCGGCGAGGGCTTTCCGAGTGTGCGGCTCGCGAACGTCACGTATTTGCGGCAACCGGCGTCCGTCGATTTCTATGTCGAAGACGTGTTGCAGCATGCGCGTGTCGTCGTGGTCGATCATCTTGGCGGCGAGGCATATTGGCCGTACGGGATCGAACAGGTGGTCGCGCTCGCCGAGCGCAAGCAGCAGACGCTCGCGATGTTCTCCGGCGATCTGCAGGAAGACCCGAACCTGCTCGCGCGCAGCACCGCCGACGCCGATCTGTGCCATCAGCTATGGCGCTATCTGCGTGAAGGCGGGCCGCAGAATGCCGAGGCGTTCCTGCGTTTTATCGCGTACCGCTCGTTTGGCTGGGGGCGAGAGCCTGCGCTGCCGCGCGCGTTGCCTGCCGCGACGCTCTACCATCCCGAACGCGACACGCCGATCATGGCCGACTGGCAGGCGCGTTGGCGGAAGGGCGCGCCGGTCGCCGCGATTCTGTTCTACAAGGCGCATCTGCAGGCGGCCAACACGGCCGTGTTCGACGCCCTGATCGATGCGCTCGAGGCGCAAGGCCTGAATCCGCTGCCGATCGCGATCACCTCGCTGAAAGATGCGATGAGCCGTGAAGTCGTGCAGCAGCTGTGCGCGCAGCATGATGTCGCGCTGGTGCTCAATACGACCGCATTCGCCGCGTCCGCCATCGACGACCCCGAGCCGCTCGCGCTCGCCGGCGACGCACCGGTGATGCAGGTGATCCTGAGCGGCGGCAATCGCGAAGACTGGGTCAAGGACAATCAGGGCCTCAACTCGCGCGATATCGCCATGCATATCGCGTTGCCGGAAGTGGACGGCCGCATCATCACGCGGGCGATCAGCTTCAAGGGCCTCGCCTATCGTTGTCCGCATACCGAAGTCGATGTGGTCCGCTACCAGCCGGACCTCGAACGCGTCGGCTTTCTGGCCGAACTGAGCCGCCGCTGGTGCCGTCTGCGCACGCTCGGCAACGCGGACAAGAAACTCGCGCTGATTCTCGCCAACTATCCGATGAGCGAAGGGCGCATCGGCAATGGCGTGGGGCTCGATACACCGGCCTCGGTGGTCGGCATTCTGACCATGTTGCGCGATGAGGGATATCGCCTGGCCGAGCTGCCCGCCGACGGCGACGCGCTGCTGAAGAAGCTGACTGAAGGCGTGACCAACGATCCGGTCGTGCGTGACTTGCGGCCTGCGTTGCAAAGCCTCGCGCTCGACGACTATCTTTTGTACTTCAACGCATTGCCCGCAGAAACCCGCTATGCGCTGAATGCGCGTTGGGGTTCGCCCGAACAGGATCCGACGTTGCGGCGCGGCCGTTTTATGATCGCAGGCTGGCGCTGCGGGCAGGTATTCGTCGGGATTCAGCCGTCGCGTTCGCGCGAGCAGGGCGATTACGCAAGCTATCACGACGCCGAACTCGTGCCGCCGCATGCCTATCTGGCGTTCTATTTCTGGCTGCGTCACCAGTTTGGCATCGACGCGGTCGTGCATGTCGGCAAGCATGGCAATCTCGAATGGCTGCCGGGCAAGAGCGTCGCGTTGAGCGACGCCTGCTGGCCCGATCTGATTCTCGGTCCGATGCCGCATCTGTATCCGTTCATCGTCAACGATCCGGGCGAAGGCAGTCAGGCGAAGCGTCGCGCGCAGGCCGTCATCATCGATCACCTGATGCCGCCGCTCACGCGCGCCGAAAGTTACGGGCCGCTGCAGGATCTCGAGCGCCAGGTCGACGAATACTATGAAGCGCTGATGGTCGATCCGCGCCGCTCGAAGCTGTTGAGGCGCACGATTCTCGCGACCATCGTCGAGCATAGGCTGCATGACGAGTTGAGTCTTGCGGAGCCGAACGGCGAGGACGCTGAAGATGCGCTGCTGACACGGGTCGATGCGTGGCTGTGCGAGTTGAAGGAAGCGCAGATTCGCGATGGTTTGCATACGTTCGGGCAATCGCCTGACGGTGTGCAGCGGCGCGATACGTTGCTGGCGCTAGGACGCTTTCCGGTCGGCGATGGGCAGGGCGGCAAGGCCGGGTTGATCGATGCGTTGGCGCGCGATCTGCGAATCGACCATCTATTCGATCCGTTGTCGGTGGATTGGGCGGCGGTGTGGGACGGCCCACGACCGGACGTATTGCAGCAGGTGAGCGATGCGCCCTGGCGGCACTATGGCGATACGCGCGAGCGTCTGGAACTGCTGGCGGCCGAGATGTTGCGCGAAGTGTGCGGCGATGCAACGTCCGATGCGGCGCCCGCAAGCGGGGTGTTGCCGCAGGCGGAACGTGTGATCGAACGCTTGCGCAACGACGTATTGCAGCGGCTCGACGCCTGCGGCCCGCAGGAGATGCTGCATCTGAAGCGCGGCCTTGAGGGGTGCTTCGTGCCGCCGGGGCCGAGCGGTTCGCCGTCGCGTGGACGGCCCGACGTGCTGCCCACCGGCCGCAACTTCTATTCGGTCGATACGCGCGCTGTTCCGACTCAAGCGGCCTGGTCGCTCGGTTTGAAATCCGCGCAACAGTTGATCGAGCGGCACTTGCAGGAGAAGGGCGACTATCCGCGCGCGATCGGCCTCTCGGTATGGGGCACCGCGACCATGCGCACCGGCGGCGACGATATCGCCCAGGCACTCGCCTTACTCGGCGTGCGGCCGAAGTGGGCCCCAGGCAGTCATCGCGTGACCGACTTCGAGATCATGCCGATCGAGGCCTTCGACCGGCCGCGTATCGACGTCACGTTGCGCGTATCCGGCTTTTTCCGCGATGCCTTCGCGAACGTGATGCATCTGTTCGACGCCGCCGTGCAGGCCGTGGCCGAACTCGACGAGCCCGAAGCGCTGAACCCGATCCGCGCGCGCGTGCTGCGCGAACGCGACGCGCTGATCGCGGGCGGCATGGACGCCGCCGAGGCGCGCAGGCGCGCCGGCTGGCGCGTCTTCAGCGCGCGGCCCGGCGCGTATGGCGCGGGTCTGCAGGACATGATCGACTCGCGGCAATGGCAAACCGACGCCGATCTCGCGAACGCCTATCAGGCATGGGGCGGTTACGCCTACACGCAGAAAAGCGCCGGCGAAGAAGCGCGCCACGCGTTCGGCACACGTCTCGCCGCGATGGACGTTGTGCTGCAAAACCAGGACAACCGCGAGCACGACCTGCTCGATTCAAACGACTACTACCAGTTCCAGGGTGGCATGGTCGCGGCGGTGCGGCATCTGGCGGGCAATCAGCCGCAGGTCTATCACGCCGATCACAGCAACCCGGCCGCGCCGCGCGTGCGTACCCTGCATGAAGAGATCGCGCGGGTGATCCGCTCGCGCGTGGTCAATCCGAAATGGCTCGATGGCGTGAAGCGCCATGGCTACAAGGGCGCCGCTGAAATTGCGGCGACGGTCGACTACCTCTACGGCTACGATGCAACAGCACGGGTGGTCGCCGATCATCAATATGCGCTCGTCACCGACGCCTATCTGAACGACGCCGGCACACGCGAGTTCTTGCAGCGGCACAATCCACACGCCATGCATTCGATCTGCGAGCGTCTGCTCGAGGCGATGCAGCGCGGGCTGTGGCAGACGCCCGGCGACTATCGCGCGCAAGTCGAACAGCATCTGCTCGCGAGCGAGCAGCAGATCGAAGGAATGCAAACATGA
- a CDS encoding vWA domain-containing protein: protein MRQDPLRAEHLRFAREAPRAGVLHCFVLDCSGSMLGGQRLALAKGLLIALFDRASASRAEAALVCFGGAGAALRFGPAVPRWWNERWLKPVGGGGGTPLASGVRQAAQVLERSARRKPAQQRWLWILTDGRSGDRPARPRHADEVVFVDFERAAIRLGRCQTLADAWGAALLTPDELIA from the coding sequence ATGCGTCAGGACCCTCTGCGCGCCGAGCATCTGCGTTTTGCGCGTGAGGCGCCGCGGGCCGGTGTACTGCATTGCTTCGTGCTCGATTGCTCCGGTTCCATGCTGGGCGGGCAACGTCTCGCGCTCGCCAAAGGGCTGCTGATTGCGCTGTTCGATCGCGCAAGCGCCTCTCGCGCCGAGGCGGCGCTGGTGTGTTTTGGCGGTGCTGGCGCCGCTCTGCGCTTCGGTCCGGCTGTGCCGCGCTGGTGGAACGAGCGGTGGCTAAAACCGGTGGGCGGGGGCGGCGGGACGCCGCTGGCGTCCGGCGTGCGCCAGGCTGCGCAGGTGCTGGAGCGCAGCGCCCGACGCAAACCCGCGCAACAGCGCTGGCTGTGGATCCTGACCGACGGCCGCAGCGGCGATCGGCCGGCGCGGCCACGCCATGCCGACGAGGTGGTATTCGTCGATTTCGAGCGGGCGGCGATACGGCTGGGCCGTTGTCAGACGCTTGCCGATGCATGGGGCGCGGCGCTGCTTACGCCGGACGAATTGATCGCCTGA
- the cobW gene encoding cobalamin biosynthesis protein CobW, which produces MQTQMRKIPVTIVTGFLGSGKTTLLRHILQHAGGKRIAVIVNEFGELGIDGEILKGCGIGCDENGVETEGQLYELANGCLCCTVQEEFFPVMEKLVERREQIDHVLIETSGLALPKPLVQAFNWPQIKNSFTVDAVVTVVDGPAAASGQFADNPVAVDAQRKADPNLDHESPLHELFEDQLSAADLVILNKTDLLDEAQQASVEAIIREEIPPQVKIVRAQMGQLDLHTLLGLEAASEETIHLRHDHHGSAEDADHHHDEFDSVVVQAHVSSREAAIAALQGLVETNTIYRVKGFAALPGAAMRLVIQGVGRRFDSYFDRRWQAGEAGEGSERQQSRFVLIGEDLDQAVLQQAFDAALGAVASALPQQA; this is translated from the coding sequence ATGCAAACTCAAATGCGCAAGATCCCCGTCACCATCGTCACGGGCTTTCTCGGCAGCGGCAAGACCACGCTGCTGCGGCACATTCTTCAGCATGCGGGCGGCAAGCGCATCGCGGTGATCGTCAATGAGTTCGGCGAACTCGGCATCGACGGGGAAATCCTCAAGGGTTGCGGCATCGGCTGCGATGAGAACGGCGTCGAAACTGAAGGGCAGCTGTATGAACTCGCGAACGGCTGCCTGTGCTGCACCGTGCAGGAAGAGTTTTTCCCGGTGATGGAAAAGCTGGTCGAGCGCCGCGAGCAGATCGACCACGTGTTGATCGAAACGTCCGGTCTCGCCTTGCCGAAGCCACTGGTGCAGGCGTTCAACTGGCCGCAGATCAAGAATAGCTTCACTGTCGACGCGGTCGTCACCGTGGTGGACGGCCCGGCTGCGGCAAGCGGCCAGTTTGCCGACAATCCGGTCGCGGTGGATGCGCAACGCAAGGCCGATCCGAATCTCGATCACGAATCGCCGTTGCACGAATTGTTCGAAGATCAATTGTCGGCGGCCGATCTGGTGATTCTGAACAAGACGGATCTGCTCGACGAAGCGCAGCAGGCTTCTGTCGAGGCCATCATCCGCGAAGAAATTCCGCCGCAAGTGAAGATCGTGCGCGCGCAGATGGGTCAGCTCGACTTGCATACGCTGCTGGGCCTCGAAGCAGCGTCGGAAGAGACGATCCATCTGCGCCACGACCATCACGGTTCGGCCGAAGACGCCGATCACCACCACGACGAATTCGATTCGGTGGTGGTGCAGGCGCATGTTTCGTCGCGCGAAGCCGCGATCGCCGCGTTGCAGGGGCTCGTCGAAACGAACACGATTTACCGCGTCAAAGGTTTCGCGGCGCTGCCGGGCGCCGCGATGCGTCTCGTGATCCAGGGCGTGGGCCGCCGTTTCGATAGTTACTTCGACCGGCGCTGGCAAGCGGGTGAAGCAGGTGAAGGGAGCGAACGCCAGCAAAGCCGCTTCGTGCTGATCGGCGAGGACCTCGATCAAGCCGTGCTGCAACAGGCATTCGACGCCGCCTTGGGCGCCGTGGCGAGCGCCCTGCCGCAACAGGCGTAA